A DNA window from Ranitomeya imitator isolate aRanImi1 chromosome 2, aRanImi1.pri, whole genome shotgun sequence contains the following coding sequences:
- the LOC138663440 gene encoding oocyte zinc finger protein XlCOF22-like, with protein MWSAALQVEVSTISDPLSEDLLYQTVFLNYPSKMDMDRDKMAERILHLTLEILFRLTGENYTVVKKTSSERCQDPVSEGWGRPMSPALRPPCNPLVYEGINDQKILELACKMIELLTGEVPVRCQDVAVYFSMEEWEYLEGHKDLYKEIMMEVPQPLTAPDISSKRTTPERCPHPLLPQDCKQEDPNVPQYHQGEDLTHVNTAETYVRGDERCKEEIPTYDYPDNCTGRSEEQLTSLVFRSDYFEIPLDTIEVNAITPAIPSSLHSKDLSSDPLKQVLSSDSLATTKENQSHKISIKNGNTPKSKKPFSCPEYGNSFPIEKSFLKHPKIHTVEKRFSCSKCGKCFKHKCYLVRHQRRHTGEKPFSCSECGKCFNEKSDLVKHQRTHTGEKPFSCSECRKCFNEKSDLVRHQRTHTGEKPFSCSECGKCFKQKSVLVTHHRTHTGVKPFSCSECGKCFNEKSDLVKHQRTHTGEKPFSCSECGKCFNEKSDLVRHQRTHTGEKPFSCSECGKCFKQKSALVTHHRTHTGEKPFSCSECGKCFKQKSGLVTHQRTHSGPKPFSCSECGKCFNQKCKLLLHQITHTRVKPFSCSECGKCFNEKSALVKHQRIHTGRSLFLV; from the exons gtttcTACAATAtccgatcctctcagtgaagatcttctatatcagACAGTTTTCCTgaattacccatcaaagatggatatggacagagacaagatggcggagaggatattacacctcaccctagagatcctcttccgtcttactggagag aattacacagtagtgaagaagacctctagtgagcgctgtcaggaccctgtgtctgagggatggggaagacccatgAGTCCAGCCCTAAGGCCTCCATGTAACCCCCTGGTTTATGAGggtatcaatgaccagaagatcctagaactcgcctgcaagatgattgagctgctgactggagag gttcctgtaagatgtcaggatgtcgccgtctatttctccatggaggagtgggagtatttagagggacacaaagatctgtacaaggaaatcatgatggaggttccccagcccctaacagcaccag atatatccagtaagaggacaacaccagagagatgtccccatcctcttcttccacaggactgtaaacaagaagatcccaatgttcctcagtatcatcag ggtgaagatctgacccatgttAATACTGCAGAGacctatgtgaggggtgatgagcggtgtaaagaggagattcccacatatgactacccag ATAACTGTACCGGGagatcagaggaacagctgacgtcTTTAGTTTTTAGATCGGATTATTTTGAGATCCCACTGGATACAATTGAAGTTAATGCCATTACTCCagctataccatcatcccttcacagcaaagacctatcatctgatcctttgaaacaggtcctcTCTTCTGATTCTTTGGCGACAACTAAGGAAAATcagagtcacaaaataagcattaaaaacggaaatactcctaaatcaaagaagccattttcatgtccagaatatgGAAACAGTTTTCCCATcgaaaagtcttttcttaaacatccaaaaattcacacagtggagaaaagattttcttgttccaagtgtggaaaatgttttaaacatAAATgttatcttgttagacaccaaagaagacacacaggggagaagcctttttcctgttcagaatgtgggaaatgttttaatgagaaatcagatttggttaagcaccagagaacccacacaggggagaagcctttttcctgttcagaatgtagaaaatgttttaatgagaaatcagatttggttaggcaccagagaacccacacaggggagaagcctttttcctgttcagaatgtggaaaatgttttaaacagaaatcggTTTTGGTTACGCAccacagaacccacacaggggtgaaacctttttcatgttcagaatgtgggaaatgttttaatgagaaatcagatttggttaagcaccagagaacccacacaggggagaagcctttttcctgttcagaatgtgggaaatgttttaatgagaaatcagatttggttaggcaccagagaacccacacaggggagaagcctttttcctgttcagaatgtggaaaatgttttaaacagaaatcggctttggttacgcaccacagaacccacacaggggagaagcctttttcctgttcagaatgtggaaaatgttttaaacagaaatcgggtttggttacgcaccagagaacccactcagggccgaagcctttttcctgttcagaatgtgggaaatgttttaaccagaaatgcaaGCTTCTTCTACACCAAATAACCCACACAAGagtgaaacctttttcatgttcagaatgtggcaaatgttttaatgagaaatcagctttggttaagcaccagagaatccacacagggagaagcctttttctggtgtag